Proteins co-encoded in one Streptomyces roseochromogenus subsp. oscitans DS 12.976 genomic window:
- a CDS encoding DeoR/GlpR family DNA-binding transcription regulator: MSENQNLLAEQRRALILDEVRRRGGVRVNELTRKLGVSDMTVRRDLDALARQGVLEKVHGGAVPVVEASTHEPGFEAKSGLELTAKEDIARAAARLVTPGTAIALSGGTTTYALAQHLLEVPDLTVVTNSVRVADVFHAAQRTSGQRQGAATVVLTGGVRTPSDSLVGPVADQAIAALHFDLLFLGVHGISVEAGLSTPNLAEAETNRRLVHSARRVVVVADHTKWGTVGLSSFATLEQVDTLVTDAGLPAEARAEISEHLRVVVAGEPGEDDTDI; the protein is encoded by the coding sequence GTGAGTGAGAATCAGAACCTCCTCGCGGAGCAGCGTCGCGCCCTGATCCTGGACGAGGTCCGGCGCCGGGGCGGGGTGCGCGTCAACGAACTGACCCGCAAGCTCGGCGTGTCGGACATGACCGTCCGCCGTGACCTGGACGCCCTCGCCCGTCAGGGCGTGCTGGAAAAGGTGCACGGCGGTGCGGTGCCGGTGGTCGAGGCCAGCACCCATGAGCCGGGCTTCGAGGCCAAGTCGGGTCTGGAGCTGACGGCCAAGGAGGACATCGCCCGGGCCGCCGCCCGGCTGGTCACCCCGGGCACGGCGATCGCCCTGTCCGGCGGTACGACGACGTACGCGCTCGCGCAGCACCTGCTGGAGGTGCCCGATCTGACCGTCGTGACGAACTCGGTGCGGGTCGCGGACGTGTTCCACGCGGCGCAGCGCACCTCGGGCCAGCGGCAGGGTGCTGCCACGGTCGTACTGACCGGCGGGGTGCGTACCCCGTCGGACTCGCTGGTGGGGCCGGTGGCCGACCAGGCGATCGCCGCTCTCCACTTCGATCTGCTGTTCCTCGGGGTGCACGGCATATCGGTCGAGGCCGGTCTGTCCACGCCGAACCTCGCGGAGGCGGAGACGAACCGTCGGCTGGTGCACTCAGCGCGCCGGGTCGTGGTGGTCGCCGACCACACCAAGTGGGGTACGGTGGGCCTGAGTTCGTTCGCCACGCTGGAGCAGGTGGACACGCTCGTCACGGACGCGGGTCTGCCGGCCGAGGCGCGCGCGGAGATCTCGGAGCACTTGCGCGTGGTGGTGGCGGGCGAGCCCGGGGAAGACGACACAGACATCTGA
- a CDS encoding SRPBCC family protein → MARRLRPVDLDFVGAAPVRLVFARNMSAAPEQVFHALAEDVPGWTRWFSAVTLARATDGGAGREIRLVGGTRFAETVLVAKEPEVYAYRVDTTNAPGARALVEEWRLTPRGTGTLVQWTFAADGTAAFRFVLRLARAGLGRAFRDAVTALDRRLAKPCSGSGDQ, encoded by the coding sequence ATGGCTCGTCGTCTGCGCCCGGTGGACCTCGACTTCGTCGGGGCCGCGCCCGTCCGTCTGGTCTTCGCGCGGAACATGTCCGCCGCCCCCGAGCAGGTCTTCCACGCGCTCGCGGAGGACGTGCCCGGCTGGACGCGGTGGTTCTCGGCGGTGACGCTCGCCCGGGCCACCGACGGCGGTGCCGGGCGTGAGATCCGGCTCGTGGGCGGGACTCGGTTCGCGGAGACGGTCCTCGTGGCGAAGGAGCCCGAGGTGTACGCCTACCGCGTCGACACCACCAACGCGCCGGGCGCCCGTGCCCTGGTCGAGGAGTGGCGCCTCACCCCTCGTGGCACCGGCACCCTCGTGCAGTGGACCTTCGCCGCCGATGGGACGGCCGCGTTCCGGTTCGTGCTCCGGCTGGCCCGGGCGGGCCTGGGGCGGGCTTTCCGTGACGCGGTGACGGCCTTGGACCGGCGCCTGGCGAAACCGTGCTCGGGAAGCGGTGATCAGTAG